The following proteins are co-located in the Anas platyrhynchos isolate ZD024472 breed Pekin duck chromosome 1, IASCAAS_PekinDuck_T2T, whole genome shotgun sequence genome:
- the LOC101801434 gene encoding potassium voltage-gated channel subfamily A member 5, whose translation MEIALVTLENGGATAIAGGEDVATGGSGGGGGSSGRARRRSDLLHIAGSAAAAPRLSDGKEGAPPGPRSGRAGSLNGRAPPPQPPQPAPQPAPQHEMGPPEEGGHRRGMAMAAAGEEEEEAATAASRGALHHQRVLINISGLRFETQLGTLNQFPDTLLGDPDKRMRYFDPLRNEYFFDRNRPSFDGILYFYQSGGKLRRPVNVSIDVFADEIRFYQLGDEAMERFREDEGFIKEEEKPLPRNEFQRQVWLIFEYPESSSSARAIAIVSVLVILISIITFCLETLPEFRDEREMPVPLPPQSGGLNGTTGDPLPMQPPSSLSDPFFIIETTCVIWFTFELLVRFFACPSKPEFSRNIMNIIDIVAIIPYFITLGTELAHEQQQPGASSSNGGGGQQQAMSLAILRVIRLVRVFRIFKLSRHSKGLQILGQTLKASMRELGLLIFFLFIGVILFSSAVYFAEADDPESHFSSIPDAFWWAVVTMTTVGYGDMRPVTVGGKIVGSLCAIAGVLTIALPVPVIVSNFNYFYHRETDHEEQAILKEEHSSAQGSTMGGDAKRRSSKNSLNKSVVHLENSEGFNNGTSSLEKTNIKAKSNVDLRKSLYALCLDTNRETDL comes from the coding sequence ATGGAGATCGCGCTGGTGACTCTGGAGAACGGCGGCGCCACGGCTATCGCGGGCGGCGAGGATGTCGCGaccggcggcagcggcggcggcggcggcagcagcgggCGGGCTCGGCGACGGAGCGACCTGCTCCACATCGcgggctccgccgccgccgcgccgcgaCTGAGCGACGGCAAGGAGGGGGCACCGCCGGGCCCCCGCAGCggcagggcaggcagcctcAACGGGCGGGCGCCGCCGCCCCAGCCGCCCCAACCAGCGCCCCAACCGGCACCTCAACACGAAATGGGACCCCCCGAGGAAGGGGGCCACCGGCGGGGCATggccatggcggcggcgggtgaggaggaggaggaggcggcgacAGCGGCGAGCCGGGGCGCCCTGCACCATCAGCGGGTGCTGATCAACATCTCCGGGCTGCGCTTCGAGACCCAGCTCGGCACCCTCAACCAGTTCCCCGACACGCTGCTGGGAGACCCGGATAAGCGCATGCGGTACTTCGACCCACTCCGCAATGAGTACTTCTTTGACCGCAACCGGCCCAGCTTCGACGGAATCCTCTACTTCTACCAGTCCGGGGGCAAGCTCCGCCGGCCCGTCAATGTCTCCATCGATGTCTTTGCTGACGAGATCCGCTTCTACCAGCTGGGCGATGAGGCCATGGAGCGATTCCGGGAAGATGAGGGCTTCAtcaaggaggaggagaaaccTCTGCCTCGCAACGAGTTCCAGCGCCAGGTCTGGCTCATCTTTGAGTACCCCGAGAGCTCCAGCTCAGCCCGGGCCATCGCCATCGTCTCCGTGCTGGTAATCCTCATCTCCATCATCACATTCTGCCTGGAGACCCTGCCCGAATTCAGAGATGAGAGGGAGATGCCTGTGCCCTTGCCCCCACAAAGCGGAGGTTTGAATGGCACTACTGGGGACCCGCTACCCATGCAGCCACCCAGCAGCCTCTCAGACCCCTTCTTCATCATTGAGACCACCTGCGTGATCTGGTTCACCTTTGAGCTTCTTGTACGCTTCTTTGCCTGCCCCAGCAAACCTGAGTTCTCCCGCAACATCATGAACATCATCGACATTGTAGCCATCATCCCCTACTTCATCACCCTGGGCACAGAGCTGGCccatgagcagcagcagcctggggctAGCAGTAGCAATGGGGGTGGGGGCCAGCAGCAAGCCATGTCCTTGGCCATCCTCAGAGTCATCCGCCTGGTCAGGGTCTTCAGGATCTTCAAGCTCTCCAGGCATTCCAAGGGGCTGCAGATCTTGGGACAGACTTTGAAAGCCAGTATGAGAGAGCTTGGACtcctcattttcttcctcttcattgGGGTGATCCTCTTCTCCAGTGCTGTCTATTTTGCTGAGGCTGATGACCCTGAGTCTCATTTCTCCAGCATACCCGATGCTTTCTGGTGGGCGGTGGTGACCATGACCACTGTTGGCTATGGGGATATGCGACCTGTCACCGTGGGGGGAAAGATTGTGGGCTCCTTGTGTGCCATTGCGGGTGTGCTCACCAttgccctgcctgtccctgtcATTGTGTCCAATTTCAATTACTTCTACCACCGAGAGACTGATCATGAAGAGCAAGCTATCCTCAAAGAAGAGCACAGTAGTGCTCAAGGCAGCACAATGGGGGGAGATGCAAAGAGAAGATCCAGTAAAAACTCTCTGAACAAATCTGTTGTGCACTTGGAAAACAGTGAGGGGTTCAACAATGGCACCAGCTCTTTAGAGAAAACCAATATCAAAGCTAAAAGTAATGTAGATCTCAGAAAATCCCTCTATGCTCTCTGTCTGGACACCAACAGGGAAACAGATCTgtaa